The proteins below are encoded in one region of Populus alba chromosome 2, ASM523922v2, whole genome shotgun sequence:
- the LOC118044063 gene encoding ATP-dependent DNA helicase At3g02060, chloroplastic isoform X3, whose amino-acid sequence MFSVTRWNLIRLVPGIMLCIKRWELGGLLGLSLMCQRVLPRLLNVFIEYADGMAKLPVKQASRMLYRYNLPNDTKKPRTLSKLSDNGAWERRKTKGKVAIQKMVVDLMELYLHRLKQRRPPYPKTSAMVDFSAQFPYEPTPDQKQAFINVMRDLTERETPMDRLICGDVGFGKTEVALRAIFCVVSAGKKAMVLAPTIVLAKQHFDAFPSIPISRLRF is encoded by the exons ATGTTTTCAGTTACAAGGTGGAACCTTATACGCTTAGTTCCGGGGATTATGTTGTGCATAAAAAGGTGGGAATTGGGAGGTTTGTTGGGATTAAGTTTGATGTGTCAAAGGGTTCTTCCGAGGCTATTGAATGTATTCATTGAATATGCTGATGGGATGGCTAAGCTTCCTGTTAAGCAAGCTTCTCGCATGCTTTATCGATATAATCT CCCGAATGATACGAAAAAGCCTCGGACCTTGAGCAAATTGAGCGACAATGGTGCCTGGGAAAGGAGAAAGACGAAAGGAAAGGTTGCAATACAGAAAATGGTGGTTGACTTAATGGAGCTATATTTACATAGGCTAAAACAAAGGAGACCTCCTTACCCAAAGACTTCTGCCATGGTTGACTTTTCTGCTCAGTTTCCTTACGAACCCACACCAGATCAGAAGCAG GCTTTCATAAACGTCATGAGGGATTTAACCGAGAGAGAAACTCCAATGGACCGATTAATTTGTGGAGATGTTGGGTTTGGTAAAACAGAAGTTGCTTTACGTGCCATCTTTTGTGTTGTCTCAGCTGGAAAAAAAGCTATGGTTTTAGCACCAACAATTGTTCTAGCCAAACAGCATTTTGACGCTTTTCCAAGTATCCCCATATCAAGGTTGCGCTTCTGA
- the LOC118044063 gene encoding ATP-dependent DNA helicase At3g02060, chloroplastic isoform X1, whose amino-acid sequence MFSVTRWNLIRLVPGIMLCIKRWELGGLLGLSLMCQRVLPRLLNVFIEYADGMAKLPVKQASRMLYRYNLPNDTKKPRTLSKLSDNGAWERRKTKGKVAIQKMVVDLMELYLHRLKQRRPPYPKTSAMVDFSAQFPYEPTPDQKQSKAETEMNLEMIKHGHLDIIVGTHSLLGSRVVYNNLGLLVVDEEQRFGVKQKGKIASFKTLVDVLTLTAAPIPRMLYLALTGFQDASLISTPPPERVPIKTHLSAYSK is encoded by the exons ATGTTTTCAGTTACAAGGTGGAACCTTATACGCTTAGTTCCGGGGATTATGTTGTGCATAAAAAGGTGGGAATTGGGAGGTTTGTTGGGATTAAGTTTGATGTGTCAAAGGGTTCTTCCGAGGCTATTGAATGTATTCATTGAATATGCTGATGGGATGGCTAAGCTTCCTGTTAAGCAAGCTTCTCGCATGCTTTATCGATATAATCT CCCGAATGATACGAAAAAGCCTCGGACCTTGAGCAAATTGAGCGACAATGGTGCCTGGGAAAGGAGAAAGACGAAAGGAAAGGTTGCAATACAGAAAATGGTGGTTGACTTAATGGAGCTATATTTACATAGGCTAAAACAAAGGAGACCTCCTTACCCAAAGACTTCTGCCATGGTTGACTTTTCTGCTCAGTTTCCTTACGAACCCACACCAGATCAGAAGCAG AGTAAAGCAGAGACAGAGATGAATCTGGAAATGATTAAACATGGTCATTTGGACATTATCGTGGGAACTCACTCACTTCTTGGAAGTCGTGTTGTGTATAACAATCTAGGTCTTCTTGTGGTGGATGAAGAACAG AGATTTGGTGTCAAACAGAAGGGGAAAATTGCATCATTCAAAACTTTAGTCGATGTTCTTACTCTCACTGCAGCACCTATACCTCGGATGCTTTATTTAGCTTTGACTGGATTTCAGGATGCGAG tttaatttcaACTCCACCTCCAGAAAGAGTTCCTATAAAGACTCATCTGTCGGCATACAGTAAATAG
- the LOC118043644 gene encoding potassium transporter 4 gives MEAQHGIQRSPNPSHLSWATVSRNLLLAYQSFGVVYGDLSTSPLYVYTNIFAGRMQNHQTEEVIFGAFSLVFWTFTLIPLIKYVCIVLSADDNGEGGTFALYPLLCRHAKFNLLPNQQAADEELSSYKYGPSTQAMASSPLKRFLEKHKRLRTALLIVVLFGASMVIGDGVLTPAISVLSAVSGLQEANNKLTRVELVLLACVILVGLFALQHCGTHKVAFMFAPIVIIWLVSILSIGLYNIVYWNPKIVHALSPHYIIKFFSHTGKEGWISLGGVLLSITGTEAMFADLGHFTALSIRLAFALVIYPCLVVQYMGQAAFLSKNPNSISNSFYDSIPDKLFWPLCVIATLAAIVGSQAVITATFSIVKQCHALGCFPRVKVVHTSKHIYGQIYIPEINWILMILTLAITVGFRDTTLIGNAYGLACMTVMFVTTFLMALVIIFVWQKSVILAVLFLLFFGFIEGVYLSAALMKVPLGGWAPLVLSAIFMFIMYIWHYGTRKKYSFDLHNKVSLKWLLGLGPSLGIVRVPGIGLIYSELATGVPAIFSHFVTNLPAFHKVLVFVCVKSVPVPCVSPEERFLIGRVCPRPYRMYRCIVRYGYKDIQRDDGDFENMLIQSIAEFIQMEAVEQPQFSSSESSSLDGRMAVMSTRPVQSSLSLIVSEQDFLSIDDSIQNSRSLTLQSLQSAYDDDNLHIRRRHVRFQLPSNPGMDPAVREELMDLIQAKEAGAAYIMGHSYVKARRTSSFLKKLAINIGYSFLRKNCRGPAVALNIPHISLIEVGMIYYV, from the exons CTTTCATGGGCAACTGTATCCAGGAATCTACTATTGGCATATCAAAGCTTTGGGGTAGTGTATGGGGACCTAAGTACTTCACCTCTTTACGTTTATACAAACATATTTGCTGGGAGGATGCAGAATCACCAGACTGAGGAAGTAATATTTGGAGCATTTTCCTTGGTTTTCTGGACCTTTACATTGATACCTTTGATCAAGTATGTCTGTATCGTATTGAGTGCAGATGACAATGGTGAAG GCGGCACATTTGCTCTTTACCCGTTGCTTTGCAGGCATGCAAAGTTCAACTTACTTCCCAATCAACAAGCAGCTGACGAGGAGCTCTCATCCTACAAGTATGGCCCTTCAACACAGGCTATGGCCTCCTCTCCATTGAAGAGATTTCTGGAGAAGCACAAAAGACTTCGGACTGCCCTACTTATTGTCGTCTTGTTTGGTGCTAGCATGGTCATAGGTGATGGCGTGCTTACTCCAGCAATATCTG TTTTGTCAGCGGTATCTGGGCTGCAAGAAGCTAACAATAAATTGACTAGGG TTGAACTTGTCTTGCTTGCCTGTGTCATTTTGGTCGGCCTCTTTGCTCTGCAGCATTGTGGCACTCACAAGGTAGCCTTTATGTTTGCACCAATTGTTATCATCTGGTTGGTGTCGATTCTGTCCATTGGACTGTACAACATTGTATATTGGAACCCAAAGATTGTTCATGCTTTGTCGCCTCATTACATAATAAAGTTCTTCAGCCATACTGGTAAAGAAGGTTGGATTTCACTTGGAGGGGTCCTTCTTTCCATAACTG GCACTGAAGCAATGTTTGCTGATCTCGGTCATTTCACTGCCTTATCTATTAGG CTTGCTTTTGCGTTGGTAATTTACCCTTGTTTGGTTGTACAATACATGGGCCAGGCTGCATTTCTGTCTAAAAACCCCAACTCCATTTCAAACAGTTTCTATGACTCGATACCTG ACAAGTTATTCTGGCCTTTATGCGTTATTGCCACCCTTGCTGCTATTGTTGGGAGTCAGGCTGTTATCACTGCCACTTTCTCTATTGTTAAACAATGCCATGCCCTTGGATGTTTTCCACGAGTTAAAGTTGTTCACACTTCGAAACACATATATGGGCAGATCTACATCCCAGAAATAAACTGGATCCTCATGATCCTTACTCTTGCTATAACTGTTGGATTTCGAGACACAACTTTGATTGGAAATGCTTATG GACTTGCTTGCATGACAGTTATGTTTGTCACAACATTTCTGATGGCGCTTGTCATCATCTTCGTCTGGCAGAAGAGTGTCATTCTGGCTGTGCTTTTCCTTCTATTCTTTGGGTTCATTGAGGGTGTCTACTTGTCTGCAGCCCTCATGAAAGTGCCCCTGGGAGGATGGGCCCCTCTTGTGCTCTCAGCCATTTTTATGTTCATTATGTACATTTGGCATTACGGGACTCGCAAGAAGTACAGCTTTGATCTGCACAACAAAGTTTCATTAAAATGGTTACTAGGCCTGGGCCCCAGTCTTGGCATTGTCCGTGTACCAGGAATAGGTCTCATATACTCTGAATTGGCCACTGGAGTTCCAGCAATCTTCTCACACTTTGTAACAAATCTCCCTGCATTTCACAAGGTTCTAGTTTTTGTTTGTGTCAAATCAGTTCCTGTTCCATGTGTTTCCCCTGAAGAACGCTTCCTCATCGGTCGAGTATGCCCAAGACCATATCGCATGTATAGGTGCATAGTGAGGTATGGTTACAAGGACATCCAGAGGGATGATGGTGACTTTGAGAACATGCTTATACAGAGCATAGCAGAGTTCATTCAGATGGAAGCAGTTGAACAACCACAGTTCTCTTCGTCCGAGAGTTCATCCCTCGATGGCAGGATGGCTGTTATGAGCACCAGACCTGTCCAATCTAGCTTGAGTTTAATAGTATCCGAGCAGGACTTTCTTAGCATTGATGACTCTATCCAAAATAGCAGATCCTTAACCCTCCAGAGCTTGCAATCTGCTTACGACGACGACAATCTTCATATCAGAAGGCGCCATGTCAGGTTTCAGCTGCCATCAAATCCCGGGATGGATCCTGCAGTCAGGGAAGAGCTGATGGATCTGATCCAGGCAAAGGAAGCAGGGGCAGCCTACATAATGGGGCATTCATATGTGAAGGCTAGGAGAACTTCCTCTTTCCTTAAAAAACTAGCTATTAATATCGGGTATTCATTTCTCCGGAAGAATTGCAGGGGCCCAGCTGTGGCACTGAACATTCCTCACATCAGCCTTATTGAAGTTGGCATGATATACTATGTGTAA
- the LOC118044063 gene encoding ATP-dependent DNA helicase At3g02060, chloroplastic isoform X4: MFSVTRWNLIRLVPGIMLCIKRWELGGLLGLSLMCQRVLPRLLNVFIEYADGMAKLPVKQASRMLYRYNLPNDTKKPRTLSKLSDNGAWERRKTKGKVAIQKMVVDLMELYLHRLKQRRPPYPKTSAMVDFSAQFPYEPTPDQKQSKAETEMNLEMIKHGHLDIIVGTHSLLGSRVVYNNLGLLVVDEEQFNFNSTSRKSSYKDSSVGIQ, translated from the exons ATGTTTTCAGTTACAAGGTGGAACCTTATACGCTTAGTTCCGGGGATTATGTTGTGCATAAAAAGGTGGGAATTGGGAGGTTTGTTGGGATTAAGTTTGATGTGTCAAAGGGTTCTTCCGAGGCTATTGAATGTATTCATTGAATATGCTGATGGGATGGCTAAGCTTCCTGTTAAGCAAGCTTCTCGCATGCTTTATCGATATAATCT CCCGAATGATACGAAAAAGCCTCGGACCTTGAGCAAATTGAGCGACAATGGTGCCTGGGAAAGGAGAAAGACGAAAGGAAAGGTTGCAATACAGAAAATGGTGGTTGACTTAATGGAGCTATATTTACATAGGCTAAAACAAAGGAGACCTCCTTACCCAAAGACTTCTGCCATGGTTGACTTTTCTGCTCAGTTTCCTTACGAACCCACACCAGATCAGAAGCAG AGTAAAGCAGAGACAGAGATGAATCTGGAAATGATTAAACATGGTCATTTGGACATTATCGTGGGAACTCACTCACTTCTTGGAAGTCGTGTTGTGTATAACAATCTAGGTCTTCTTGTGGTGGATGAAGAACAG tttaatttcaACTCCACCTCCAGAAAGAGTTCCTATAAAGACTCATCTGTCGGCATACAGTAA
- the LOC118044063 gene encoding ATP-dependent DNA helicase At3g02060, chloroplastic isoform X2, with protein MFSVTRWNLIRLVPGIMLCIKRWELGGLLGLSLMCQRVLPRLLNVFIEYADGMAKLPVKQASRMLYRYNLPNDTKKPRTLSKLSDNGAWERRKTKGKVAIQKMVVDLMELYLHRLKQRRPPYPKTSAMVDFSAQFPYEPTPDQKQAFINVMRDLTERETPMDRLICGDVGFGKTEVALRAIFCVVSAGKKAMVLAPTIVLAKQHFDAFPSIPISRVKQRQR; from the exons ATGTTTTCAGTTACAAGGTGGAACCTTATACGCTTAGTTCCGGGGATTATGTTGTGCATAAAAAGGTGGGAATTGGGAGGTTTGTTGGGATTAAGTTTGATGTGTCAAAGGGTTCTTCCGAGGCTATTGAATGTATTCATTGAATATGCTGATGGGATGGCTAAGCTTCCTGTTAAGCAAGCTTCTCGCATGCTTTATCGATATAATCT CCCGAATGATACGAAAAAGCCTCGGACCTTGAGCAAATTGAGCGACAATGGTGCCTGGGAAAGGAGAAAGACGAAAGGAAAGGTTGCAATACAGAAAATGGTGGTTGACTTAATGGAGCTATATTTACATAGGCTAAAACAAAGGAGACCTCCTTACCCAAAGACTTCTGCCATGGTTGACTTTTCTGCTCAGTTTCCTTACGAACCCACACCAGATCAGAAGCAG GCTTTCATAAACGTCATGAGGGATTTAACCGAGAGAGAAACTCCAATGGACCGATTAATTTGTGGAGATGTTGGGTTTGGTAAAACAGAAGTTGCTTTACGTGCCATCTTTTGTGTTGTCTCAGCTGGAAAAAAAGCTATGGTTTTAGCACCAACAATTGTTCTAGCCAAACAGCATTTTGACGCTTTTCCAAGTATCCCCATATCAAG AGTAAAGCAGAGACAGAGATGA